One window of Streptomyces sp. FIT100 genomic DNA carries:
- a CDS encoding 2-hydroxy-3-oxopropionate reductase: MTTLAASAHASRPAIAWIGLGIMGSPMSENLIKAGYSVTGYTLEQDKLDRLAAAGGTAAGSIAEAVADADVIITMVPASPQVEAIAYGPEGILENARQGALLIDMSSITPQTSVDLAAAAADKGVRVLDAPVSGGEAGAIEAVLSIMVGGEQEVFDEALPILEALGKTIVLCGPHGSGQTVKAANQLIVAVNIQACAEAVVFLEKSGVNLQAALDVLGGGLAGSTVLTRKKDNFLNRDFKPGFRIDLHHKDMGIVTDAARNVGAALPVGAVVAQLVASLRAQGDGGLDHSALLRAVERLSGQPAA, translated from the coding sequence ATGACCACCCTCGCAGCTTCCGCCCACGCTTCCCGCCCCGCGATCGCGTGGATCGGCCTCGGCATCATGGGCTCCCCCATGTCCGAGAACCTGATCAAGGCGGGCTACTCCGTCACCGGCTACACCCTGGAGCAGGACAAGCTGGACCGGCTGGCCGCCGCCGGCGGCACCGCGGCGGGCTCCATCGCCGAGGCCGTCGCGGACGCGGACGTCATCATCACGATGGTGCCGGCGTCGCCGCAGGTCGAGGCGATCGCCTACGGCCCGGAGGGCATCCTGGAGAACGCGCGGCAGGGCGCCCTGCTGATCGACATGTCCTCGATCACCCCGCAGACCTCCGTCGACCTCGCCGCGGCGGCCGCGGACAAGGGCGTCCGGGTGCTGGACGCCCCGGTCTCCGGCGGCGAGGCGGGCGCCATCGAGGCGGTCCTGTCCATCATGGTCGGCGGCGAGCAGGAGGTCTTCGACGAGGCCCTTCCGATCCTGGAGGCGCTGGGCAAGACCATCGTGCTGTGCGGTCCGCACGGCTCCGGCCAGACGGTGAAGGCCGCCAACCAGCTGATCGTCGCGGTCAACATCCAGGCATGCGCCGAGGCCGTCGTCTTCCTGGAGAAGTCCGGCGTGAACCTCCAGGCCGCCCTGGACGTGCTGGGCGGCGGCCTGGCCGGCTCCACGGTCCTGACCCGCAAGAAGGACAACTTCCTGAACCGGGACTTCAAGCCCGGCTTCCGGATCGACCTGCACCACAAGGACATGGGCATCGTCACCGACGCCGCCCGCAACGTCGGCGCCGCGCTGCCGGTCGGCGCCGTGGTCGCCCAACTGGTCGCCTCCCTGCGTGCGCAGGGCGACGGCGGCCTCGACCACTCGGCCCTGCTGCGCGCCGTCGAGCGCCTCTCGGGCCAGCCGGCCGCCTGA
- a CDS encoding TIM barrel protein, whose protein sequence is MAPLLTNKRGTDQRFDVNLSILFTELPLLERPAAAAAAGFTAVELWWPWIDTPTPDPSELEALKQALEQAGTRLVGLNFYAGQLPGPDRGALSVPGEESDRFRANIDVAADFAASVGCKALNALYGNRVDGVDPAVQDALALENLVTAARAADRVGAILLIETLNEPESPRYPLVSAPSAIEVVDKVNAATGLGNAKFLLDIYHLSMNGEDVSRIIEAYADRTGHVQIADNPGRGAPGTGSLPLEQLLDELRKAGYDGWVGLEYKPGDRPSADAFGWLPAEARAAR, encoded by the coding sequence ATGGCCCCTCTCCTCACGAACAAGCGCGGCACGGACCAGCGCTTCGATGTGAACCTGTCGATCCTCTTCACGGAACTCCCGCTCCTGGAGCGCCCCGCGGCCGCCGCCGCGGCCGGCTTCACCGCGGTCGAGCTGTGGTGGCCCTGGATCGACACCCCCACGCCCGACCCGAGCGAGCTGGAAGCCCTGAAGCAGGCGCTGGAGCAGGCCGGCACCCGGCTGGTCGGCCTGAACTTCTACGCGGGACAGCTGCCGGGACCGGACCGCGGCGCCCTCTCCGTGCCCGGGGAGGAGTCGGACCGCTTCCGCGCCAACATCGACGTGGCCGCGGACTTCGCCGCCTCGGTGGGCTGCAAGGCGCTCAACGCGCTGTACGGCAACCGCGTGGACGGCGTCGACCCGGCCGTCCAGGACGCACTCGCCCTGGAGAACCTGGTCACGGCGGCCCGCGCGGCCGACCGGGTCGGGGCGATCCTGCTGATCGAGACCCTCAACGAGCCGGAGTCCCCGCGCTACCCGCTGGTGAGCGCCCCGTCCGCGATCGAGGTCGTGGACAAGGTCAACGCGGCGACCGGGCTAGGGAACGCGAAGTTCCTGCTCGACATCTACCACCTGTCGATGAACGGCGAGGACGTCAGCCGGATCATCGAGGCGTACGCCGACCGGACCGGCCACGTCCAGATCGCCGACAACCCGGGCCGCGGCGCGCCGGGCACCGGCTCGCTCCCGCTGGAGCAGCTCCTCGACGAGCTGCGGAAGGCCGGTTACGACGGCTGGGTCGGCCTGGAGTACAAGCCGGGCGACCGCCCGAGCGCCGACGCCTTCGGCTGGCTTCCCGCCGAGGCCCGCGCGGCCCGCTGA